The following proteins come from a genomic window of Proteinivorax hydrogeniformans:
- the cls gene encoding cardiolipin synthase, with protein MGWLWMTLFLAIVFIISIIVLLQNRDPSRTLAWILVLFFLPGLGILLYLYLGQTHRKKKTFLKKRKSDYKAVKQLLRGNIPLTKHNEYVKSLSNDSIAKKMIPLFVNSSHAPLTTENDAEILQNGSAAFSEMLRCIKEAKSHVHVEFFIIKESDIGEEFRQALIDKAKEGIPVRLVYDAVGSWKLKKSFLKPLEDAGVDVRAFLPVSLPFLGEKLNYRNHRKILVVDGKIGFLGGLNIGDEYLGKDPKRGFWRDTHLKVAGASVYVLQTIFLRDWQFVSKQDIEVNSVKYYPPIEKKGNVSMQIVSSGPDSYWTGIQQGYFASIANAKEKVYITTPYLIPDESILVALKTAALAGIDVRILVPSIPDHKTVFWASKSHFQDLLDAGVRIYQYEKGFVHGKVIIVDDNFTSIGSANLDVRSFELSFEVNGFIYDKKICAQATKDFLEDLGNSKEVILKEYLKRPITDKIKESLARLLSPLL; from the coding sequence ATGGGCTGGCTTTGGATGACTTTGTTTTTGGCTATAGTATTTATAATTAGTATAATTGTGCTACTGCAAAATCGTGATCCTTCACGAACTTTAGCGTGGATTTTAGTGCTGTTTTTTCTTCCGGGGTTGGGTATATTATTATACCTTTATCTAGGTCAAACCCATCGGAAGAAAAAGACTTTTCTTAAAAAGAGGAAATCCGATTATAAGGCTGTAAAGCAGCTGTTGCGAGGTAACATCCCTTTAACTAAACATAATGAATATGTAAAAAGTCTTTCTAACGATTCCATAGCAAAAAAGATGATCCCGTTATTTGTAAATAGCAGTCACGCGCCACTTACCACAGAAAATGACGCAGAGATTTTGCAAAACGGCTCTGCTGCCTTTTCTGAGATGCTCCGCTGCATAAAAGAGGCGAAAAGTCACGTTCATGTGGAGTTTTTTATAATAAAAGAAAGCGATATAGGAGAAGAGTTTAGACAAGCTCTTATAGACAAAGCAAAAGAAGGGATACCCGTTAGGCTAGTCTACGACGCAGTAGGTAGTTGGAAATTAAAAAAGTCTTTTCTAAAACCTTTAGAGGATGCTGGTGTTGACGTTAGAGCTTTTTTGCCAGTTAGTTTACCTTTTTTAGGTGAAAAACTTAACTATAGAAATCATCGCAAGATTTTAGTAGTAGATGGCAAGATAGGATTTTTAGGTGGGTTAAACATAGGGGACGAGTACCTAGGTAAGGACCCTAAAAGAGGTTTTTGGAGAGATACCCATTTAAAAGTAGCGGGAGCATCGGTTTATGTATTGCAAACAATATTTCTAAGAGACTGGCAATTTGTCTCAAAGCAAGATATCGAGGTTAATAGCGTAAAATATTATCCTCCAATTGAAAAAAAGGGAAACGTGTCCATGCAGATAGTTTCAAGTGGGCCGGATTCTTACTGGACGGGTATCCAACAAGGATACTTTGCCTCTATAGCTAATGCTAAAGAAAAAGTTTATATAACCACTCCATATCTTATCCCTGACGAAAGTATTTTGGTAGCTCTAAAAACAGCAGCTCTTGCAGGTATTGATGTTAGAATTTTAGTTCCTAGCATTCCGGATCATAAGACGGTTTTTTGGGCATCTAAATCCCACTTTCAGGATCTTTTAGATGCAGGGGTTAGGATATATCAATATGAAAAAGGGTTCGTTCATGGTAAAGTTATAATAGTTGATGACAATTTTACCTCTATTGGCTCTGCCAACCTTGATGTCAGAAGCTTTGAACTTTCTTTTGAGGTTAACGGATTTATATATGATAAAAAGATTTGTGCCCAAGCTACAAAAGATTTTTTGGAGGATTTAGGGAATAGTAAAGAAGTAATCTTGAAAGAATATCTTAAAAGGCCTATCACAGATAAGATAAAAGAATCACTAGCAAGGCTTTTGTCGCCCCTTTTATAG
- the metK gene encoding methionine adenosyltransferase, which produces MTKRFLFTSESVTEGHPDKIADQISDSILDEILSKDPNARVAAETTVSTGLVLVSGEISTKCYVDIPKIVRETIADIGYTRAKFGFDSETCAVLTAIDEQSPDIAQGVDRALESKEGHTELMDEIGAGDQGMMFGFACDETVELMPLPISLAHKLSMKLTSVRKDGVLEYLRPDGKTQVTIEYEGDTPVRVDTVVVSTQHSSEVTLEELKSDIIEKVIRPTIPENYLDENTNFFVNPTGKFVIGGPQGDAGLTGRKIIVDTYGGYSRHGGGAFSGKDATKVDRSAAYAARYVAKNIVAAGLAKKCEIQLAYAIGVAKPVSLMVETFGTEKVDPAKITEAVKKVFDLRPAAIIKELKLTRPIFKKTAAYGHFGRQGEEFTWEKTDKVDLLRKELGL; this is translated from the coding sequence ATGACCAAAAGATTTTTATTTACTTCAGAGTCGGTGACAGAGGGGCATCCCGACAAAATTGCCGATCAAATTTCAGATTCGATTTTAGATGAAATTTTATCAAAGGACCCCAATGCAAGAGTTGCTGCCGAAACAACTGTATCCACAGGCCTTGTGCTAGTTTCTGGCGAAATCAGCACAAAATGCTATGTTGATATTCCCAAGATTGTACGGGAGACTATAGCTGACATAGGTTATACCCGTGCTAAGTTTGGCTTTGACAGCGAAACATGCGCTGTTCTCACCGCCATCGATGAGCAATCCCCAGATATTGCTCAAGGGGTGGATAGAGCGTTAGAATCAAAAGAAGGCCATACAGAACTAATGGATGAGATAGGAGCAGGTGATCAAGGTATGATGTTTGGATTTGCCTGTGATGAGACCGTAGAGCTTATGCCGCTACCTATTTCATTAGCTCACAAGCTGTCTATGAAACTAACATCAGTAAGGAAAGACGGAGTGCTAGAATATCTAAGACCTGACGGAAAAACTCAGGTGACCATCGAATACGAGGGTGATACTCCTGTTAGAGTTGATACAGTGGTGGTTTCAACACAACATAGCTCTGAAGTTACTTTAGAAGAGCTTAAAAGTGATATTATAGAAAAGGTAATAAGACCTACTATTCCAGAAAATTACCTTGATGAAAACACAAATTTTTTCGTTAACCCAACTGGTAAATTTGTCATAGGTGGACCTCAAGGAGATGCAGGACTTACAGGAAGAAAAATAATTGTGGACACTTACGGAGGCTACTCTCGTCACGGAGGAGGGGCTTTTTCAGGTAAAGACGCCACTAAGGTTGATCGATCAGCAGCTTATGCAGCTCGCTATGTTGCAAAAAATATAGTTGCTGCGGGACTTGCAAAAAAATGTGAAATACAGCTAGCGTATGCTATTGGTGTAGCAAAACCTGTATCGCTGATGGTGGAGACCTTCGGAACAGAAAAGGTAGATCCAGCTAAAATAACAGAAGCTGTTAAAAAGGTTTTTGACCTAAGACCGGCAGCTATAATAAAAGAACTTAAGCTAACTCGACCTATCTTTAAAAAGACCGCAGCTTACGGACACTTTGGAAGGCAGGGAGAGGAGTTCACTTGGGAAAAAACAGATAAGGTTGATTTATTAAGAAAAGAATTAGGACTATAG
- a CDS encoding sensor histidine kinase: MKLELENLEQITNQVISSIEQGKNDIFEITEKARKEEETVKYQLASLSSEVSAVINEVDSTELKEKKARQRLMDVSRKFEEHSQENIQAAYETAHNLNIKLAGLRQKEQSLIEKRSELERRLVSIREMVKKAENLATHVSIAFDYLVNNLYSVSHQLANFQQAKNIGYKIIQAQEIERKRVAREIHDGPAQSLAKLTLAAELWEEEISTDSSKVRECLTDIKKESRSILTEIRRIIHQLRPMTIDDLGLVPTLRRFCEEFNENNNIQLEFICFGEGSKLDKNIEVTLYRIVQESVQNMLKHSQATRGVIKLQLSKKLTLNIRDNGKGFCPEEVLGDISAEKFGLLGMKERVNLAGGELNIKSSLGQGTLINVVIDKKQQGEEYHD; encoded by the coding sequence TTGAAGCTGGAGTTAGAAAATTTAGAACAAATAACTAACCAAGTGATTTCTAGTATCGAACAGGGTAAAAATGATATTTTTGAAATTACGGAAAAGGCAAGAAAAGAAGAAGAAACAGTTAAATACCAGCTAGCCTCCCTTAGTAGCGAGGTTAGCGCAGTTATAAATGAAGTGGACTCAACGGAGCTTAAGGAAAAAAAGGCCAGGCAAAGGCTTATGGATGTCAGTAGAAAATTTGAAGAGCATAGCCAGGAAAATATTCAAGCAGCTTACGAGACCGCGCATAATTTGAATATCAAACTAGCAGGCCTTAGACAGAAAGAACAGTCGCTAATAGAAAAACGTAGTGAATTGGAGCGAAGGTTGGTCTCTATCAGGGAAATGGTGAAAAAAGCGGAAAACTTAGCTACCCATGTTTCTATAGCTTTTGACTATTTAGTAAACAACCTATACAGCGTAAGTCACCAGTTAGCTAATTTCCAACAAGCAAAAAATATAGGTTATAAGATAATACAAGCTCAAGAAATTGAACGCAAAAGAGTGGCCAGGGAAATCCATGACGGTCCTGCGCAAAGCCTGGCAAAACTAACGTTAGCTGCTGAACTATGGGAAGAGGAAATTTCAACGGACTCTTCTAAGGTTAGGGAATGCCTGACAGACATCAAGAAAGAGTCGAGAAGCATTTTAACTGAAATACGAAGGATAATTCATCAGCTAAGACCTATGACAATTGATGATTTAGGCCTGGTTCCAACACTGCGCAGGTTTTGCGAAGAATTTAACGAGAACAATAACATTCAGCTAGAGTTTATATGTTTTGGAGAGGGGAGCAAGTTAGATAAAAATATAGAGGTTACACTTTATAGAATTGTGCAGGAATCTGTACAAAATATGCTTAAACATAGCCAAGCCACTAGAGGGGTCATTAAGCTGCAGTTATCTAAAAAACTGACTTTGAATATTCGGGACAATGGCAAAGGCTTTTGTCCGGAAGAGGTCCTAGGTGACATTAGTGCCGAGAAATTTGGCCTTTTAGGTATGAAAGAGAGAGTGAACCTAGCAGGTGGAGAGCTTAACATAAAATCATCTTTAGGCCAGGGCACCTTAATAAATGTAGTTATTGACAAAAAACAACAGGGGGAGGAATATCATGACTAA
- a CDS encoding response regulator transcription factor — translation MTNHIRTAVIDDHSMIREGIVNLLEREDEIDIVAQGANGQEAIEIVKEHRPDIVLMDINMPILNGIEATEKIKNEYPKTKIIMLTIHDGEEYIFKAINLGAEGYVLKDAGKEILLSALKNVYNGDAFISPNITKKVFKELTRLERKKPTKENPQQVFRFSKREWEVYKLMAEGNSNKEIGCALNITEKTVKNHVSSIFKKMEVFDRTQAVIKGIKEGVVEV, via the coding sequence ATGACTAATCATATTAGAACAGCAGTAATAGATGACCATTCTATGATCAGAGAGGGTATTGTCAATTTATTAGAAAGAGAAGATGAAATAGATATTGTTGCACAGGGTGCAAATGGCCAAGAGGCTATAGAGATTGTAAAAGAGCATAGGCCGGATATCGTGCTAATGGATATAAATATGCCTATCTTAAATGGAATCGAAGCTACTGAAAAAATAAAAAATGAGTACCCAAAAACCAAGATCATCATGCTAACCATTCACGACGGAGAGGAATATATCTTTAAAGCCATTAATTTAGGGGCGGAAGGCTATGTTTTAAAAGATGCTGGCAAAGAAATTCTTCTTTCTGCGTTAAAAAATGTATATAATGGTGACGCGTTTATTTCCCCTAACATAACGAAAAAAGTTTTTAAAGAATTAACAAGGCTGGAGAGAAAAAAGCCGACTAAAGAAAATCCACAACAGGTATTTCGATTTAGTAAAAGAGAATGGGAAGTTTATAAATTGATGGCCGAAGGCAACAGCAATAAGGAGATAGGATGCGCTCTTAACATAACTGAAAAGACGGTAAAAAACCATGTCAGTAGCATATTTAAAAAAATGGAAGTTTTTGATCGTACTCAAGCAGTTATTAAAGGTATAAAGGAAGGTGTAGTGGAAGTTTAA
- a CDS encoding glycosyltransferase, whose amino-acid sequence MIVNIILWLLALYGLWSIFNLVWESFQSTKKPKANLSVLLIVNNWEDKVEKVIRYLANQSYFNKHPLTPVDVVAVDKGSADNTLKILKQLARNYSFLKVVDSKRISSSSVVEYGKNRCVGEVVLVFDDADFDNLEDIEQAIKFYFSNSNCKFYKEE is encoded by the coding sequence ATGATAGTTAACATTATCTTATGGTTGCTAGCTTTATATGGGCTTTGGTCTATTTTTAACCTTGTTTGGGAATCCTTCCAATCTACAAAAAAGCCAAAAGCTAACTTATCAGTGCTACTAATAGTAAATAACTGGGAAGATAAGGTTGAAAAGGTGATTAGATACCTAGCAAATCAAAGCTATTTTAATAAGCACCCATTAACCCCCGTTGATGTTGTTGCAGTGGATAAAGGCTCTGCGGATAACACGCTGAAGATACTTAAACAATTAGCCAGAAATTATTCATTTTTGAAAGTGGTTGATAGCAAAAGAATCAGCAGCTCTAGCGTAGTAGAATATGGTAAGAATAGGTGTGTTGGTGAAGTAGTGTTAGTGTTTGATGATGCTGATTTTGACAACTTAGAAGATATAGAACAAGCAATTAAGTTCTACTTTAGCAATTCTAATTGTAAGTTTTACAAAGAAGAATAA
- a CDS encoding sensor domain-containing diguanylate cyclase, which translates to MNKLKAFKLLIAFIGVTWLVKITASSEQLLQVGWWEVLLFVSLAVLIERIHIPLPQGHVSFSLVFILWAFSVFGHVIFALWAVLIGIFINQALLIGRKLGDVFFNIGMMTITILTSNHVFHFLGGNWGGLILENTVPMLGMLLVMFILNHACLYVLYKLMNPTYSVVDIVKDSRWDLVTYLITVPLGILMAYLHSELHLIGGLLLFIPIVISSYIFRLYKKLDNIYARMKGLYTVAAEINGNLDVNKTLNSIGDVCLRILELDSFYIFLARNNNELTAVYSRGEMDEYLKTEDVKLGQGITGKVAQSKKSIIVRDTSKDKRVFTIPGREKGAMMSVPLIRGGKAIGVMTAVKYQPFSLNDQDLQILEIIASQSAVALDNAKLYEQMQNLSQVDELTNTYNYRYFQKRLELEVQNSKDSKQPVSLMVIDLDNFKRINDTYGHEVGNKVLSELADILKGLIRQKDVLARYGGDEFVIIFSKTAKDVAEKVALRILATLTKHNFKCGDSYEKITFSAGIADFPNDAEDSLDLMRKADRIMYTGSKEKGKSKVAVFNK; encoded by the coding sequence ATGAATAAGCTTAAAGCTTTTAAGCTGTTGATAGCCTTTATAGGAGTAACCTGGCTTGTTAAAATAACAGCGTCATCGGAGCAGCTTCTGCAGGTAGGATGGTGGGAGGTGCTACTTTTTGTTTCTTTGGCTGTACTCATAGAGAGAATACATATACCATTGCCTCAGGGGCATGTATCTTTTTCCCTAGTTTTTATACTATGGGCTTTTTCTGTGTTTGGACATGTGATTTTTGCGCTCTGGGCAGTACTTATTGGGATTTTCATCAATCAAGCTTTACTAATAGGGCGTAAGCTAGGAGATGTATTTTTTAATATAGGGATGATGACTATTACAATCTTGACCTCTAACCACGTTTTTCATTTTTTAGGTGGTAACTGGGGTGGTTTAATTTTAGAAAACACCGTTCCTATGCTTGGCATGCTTTTAGTTATGTTTATTTTAAATCATGCATGTTTATATGTGTTGTACAAGCTCATGAACCCTACTTATTCTGTTGTTGATATAGTGAAAGATTCTAGGTGGGATCTTGTCACCTACCTTATAACTGTGCCTCTAGGCATTTTAATGGCTTACTTACATTCAGAACTTCATCTTATCGGAGGATTGTTATTATTTATACCTATAGTAATTTCGTCTTACATATTTAGGCTTTATAAAAAGCTAGACAATATCTACGCTCGCATGAAGGGGTTATACACCGTTGCGGCGGAAATCAACGGAAATCTAGATGTTAACAAGACATTAAATTCTATAGGGGATGTTTGCCTTAGAATCTTAGAGTTGGACTCTTTTTATATATTTTTAGCTAGAAACAACAATGAACTAACTGCTGTTTACAGCAGGGGGGAAATGGACGAATATTTAAAGACTGAAGACGTAAAGTTAGGACAAGGTATTACCGGTAAGGTTGCTCAAAGTAAAAAAAGCATAATTGTAAGAGATACCAGCAAGGATAAGCGAGTTTTTACAATCCCCGGTAGAGAAAAAGGGGCAATGATGTCGGTGCCATTAATAAGAGGGGGAAAGGCTATCGGAGTTATGACTGCGGTTAAGTATCAGCCCTTTTCTCTGAATGATCAAGACTTACAAATTCTAGAGATAATTGCTTCCCAATCTGCGGTAGCTTTGGATAACGCTAAGCTTTATGAGCAGATGCAAAACCTAAGTCAGGTGGATGAATTAACAAATACTTATAACTATAGGTACTTTCAAAAGCGGCTAGAGCTGGAGGTTCAGAATTCCAAAGACTCAAAGCAGCCCGTCAGCCTGATGGTTATAGACCTAGATAACTTTAAAAGAATTAACGATACTTACGGGCATGAGGTAGGAAACAAGGTGTTATCTGAGTTGGCTGATATCTTAAAAGGTCTTATTAGGCAAAAAGATGTTCTGGCCCGTTACGGCGGCGATGAGTTTGTAATTATTTTTTCCAAAACTGCAAAGGATGTTGCGGAGAAGGTAGCGCTTAGAATATTAGCTACTCTTACCAAGCACAACTTCAAATGTGGTGATAGTTATGAAAAAATCACATTTAGTGCGGGGATAGCGGACTTTCCCAATGATGCTGAGGACAGTTTAGATTTAATGCGAAAAGCTGATAGAATAATGTACACAGGATCTAAAGAAAAAGGCAAGTCAAAAGTGGCGGTATTTAACAAGTAA
- a CDS encoding sigma-70 family RNA polymerase sigma factor has protein sequence MNKELIDMVHKGIYYFINRYSISLQDQQDVYNNCVVKILESYPQFDAQRGVKLNIYLMAKIRGEVKKWVRQKGKEVPSELNVDNESTWGNPEEELDNYLDSKLLQKGISSLSLRQRQVLKMKYFDHMTFKEIAEHLSVNYQTVIKYHNRGVKMLRKKLDEKVW, from the coding sequence ATGAATAAAGAGTTAATAGACATGGTGCACAAAGGAATCTACTACTTTATAAATCGGTATAGCATCAGTTTGCAAGATCAACAGGACGTATATAACAACTGTGTGGTAAAAATTCTGGAAAGTTATCCTCAATTTGACGCCCAAAGAGGGGTAAAGCTAAATATCTATTTGATGGCCAAAATCAGGGGCGAGGTAAAAAAATGGGTAAGGCAGAAAGGAAAAGAGGTGCCGTCAGAGCTAAATGTTGATAATGAATCGACATGGGGAAACCCTGAAGAGGAGCTGGATAACTATTTAGATAGCAAGCTGCTGCAAAAAGGGATTAGCAGCTTATCTCTTAGGCAGAGACAGGTGCTTAAAATGAAGTATTTTGATCACATGACATTTAAGGAGATAGCCGAGCATCTCTCCGTTAACTATCAGACGGTAATTAAATATCACAATCGGGGAGTTAAGATGTTGAGAAAAAAACTTGACGAGAAAGTGTGGTAA
- a CDS encoding DUF1659 domain-containing protein gives MPVTSTPLNTSMRLRYEAGNDDEGNIIYINRSYGRIKADCSDEDFFDIAVALSSLQEHPLAKVRRVDENVLT, from the coding sequence ATGCCAGTGACTTCAACACCTTTAAACACCAGCATGAGGCTTCGATATGAGGCGGGAAACGATGATGAAGGCAACATCATCTACATCAACCGCAGCTACGGAAGAATTAAAGCAGACTGCTCCGATGAGGATTTTTTCGATATAGCAGTAGCTTTATCCTCATTGCAGGAACATCCCCTTGCTAAAGTTAGGCGAGTTGATGAAAACGTACTGACTTAA
- a CDS encoding DUF2922 domain-containing protein, whose amino-acid sequence MPNVTLQLVFRNQDGNQTTLTVRDPIQPVDSEQVEEVMDDIIEKNVFDSTGGDFVEKITARLVSREVEEVI is encoded by the coding sequence ATGCCAAACGTTACTTTACAGCTAGTGTTTAGAAATCAGGATGGAAATCAGACTACTTTAACAGTTAGAGACCCAATTCAGCCAGTAGATAGCGAACAGGTTGAAGAAGTTATGGATGACATCATCGAAAAGAATGTTTTCGATAGTACCGGTGGGGACTTTGTAGAAAAAATAACTGCCCGCCTTGTGTCTCGGGAAGTGGAAGAGGTTATTTAG
- a CDS encoding YvrJ family protein — MEGLTDVIANFGFPIAITIYLLVRMEKRLERLTESIYQLAKTISAHR; from the coding sequence ATGGAAGGTCTAACTGATGTTATAGCTAACTTTGGATTTCCCATAGCTATTACCATCTACCTGTTAGTTAGAATGGAAAAGCGGCTGGAAAGGTTAACAGAAAGCATCTATCAATTAGCCAAGACAATTTCCGCCCACAGGTAA
- a CDS encoding polysaccharide deacetylase family protein: MERGGTKSFKVFVLANILLIGVLLSAVESSEMDSSSVNTQEEGKIMELIRFVTDDFFFADASVTDKNLLPYPQKPKKDAKQEEEEKNDVVDKEDGQEEEKEQEDKNEEQKPPEKPKEPRPTKRPVSRINTSQKKVALTFDDGPNAQTLTQMLDILAEYDVSATFFVIGSTAKANEHLLQQIVDDGHQVANHSYTHSRFSQLNYEQSRQEIIKTQNIIGNYSTGRYFRPPYGAYTDTTLEVAYSEGFEVVMWSVDTRDWETNDPDRILNTVKSNTQPGGIILFHEGHQVTLKALPDVLQWLISEGYQFVTIEQLFDL, encoded by the coding sequence TTGGAAAGAGGGGGAACAAAATCATTTAAGGTTTTTGTTCTTGCTAACATACTTTTAATTGGGGTACTTCTTTCCGCTGTTGAATCATCAGAAATGGATAGCAGCTCTGTTAACACACAAGAGGAGGGTAAAATCATGGAATTGATTAGATTTGTAACTGATGATTTCTTTTTTGCAGATGCTAGCGTAACAGACAAAAACCTGCTCCCTTACCCTCAAAAACCAAAAAAAGATGCTAAGCAGGAAGAAGAGGAAAAAAACGATGTCGTAGATAAAGAAGATGGCCAAGAAGAGGAAAAAGAACAAGAAGATAAAAATGAGGAACAAAAACCGCCTGAAAAGCCAAAGGAACCAAGACCTACAAAAAGGCCGGTATCGAGAATAAACACTTCCCAAAAGAAAGTGGCGCTAACGTTTGACGATGGGCCAAATGCTCAAACATTAACACAGATGTTAGATATACTAGCTGAATATGATGTTTCTGCAACCTTTTTTGTAATTGGCAGTACAGCCAAGGCTAATGAGCACCTGCTACAGCAGATAGTTGATGACGGCCACCAGGTAGCAAACCACTCATATACTCATAGTAGATTTTCACAACTTAACTATGAACAGTCAAGACAAGAAATTATTAAAACACAGAACATAATAGGAAATTACAGCACCGGAAGATACTTTAGGCCTCCCTATGGGGCTTACACAGATACCACGTTAGAAGTAGCCTACTCAGAAGGCTTTGAAGTTGTGATGTGGAGCGTGGATACACGAGATTGGGAGACAAACGACCCCGATAGAATTTTAAATACCGTAAAGTCCAACACTCAGCCTGGGGGGATAATACTATTTCACGAAGGCCACCAGGTAACTTTAAAGGCGCTTCCAGACGTTTTGCAATGGCTTATTTCAGAAGGGTACCAGTTCGTTACTATAGAGCAACTGTTTGACTTATAG
- a CDS encoding phosphoribosyltransferase family protein: protein MLALRDAFFSVMFPDIATCIGCKRKALDITFPLCSDCHQQIEYYDPKLACIRCGRSYHGGKCPGPNIGHVMALAPYRGYWKEIINLYKFKNYRYLHKGFSKKISQVLKSNLKAEIDLITYVPVTDKGLKERGFDQSHLIAKHLSKEIKIPFAALLHKNDDRPPQRSLDRTERLKGWEGVLSLNQPDKLQQKHILIIDDIYTTGSTLYQCSKKLKAGGAKKITAFTLAN, encoded by the coding sequence TTGCTGGCTTTAAGGGATGCGTTTTTTTCTGTTATGTTTCCTGATATAGCAACTTGTATTGGTTGCAAAAGAAAAGCCTTGGATATTACATTTCCGCTATGTAGTGATTGTCATCAACAGATAGAATACTATGACCCAAAGCTTGCATGTATTAGATGTGGCAGAAGCTATCATGGAGGAAAGTGCCCAGGACCGAATATCGGCCATGTTATGGCATTAGCCCCATACAGAGGGTACTGGAAAGAAATAATTAATTTGTATAAATTTAAAAACTATCGCTATTTACACAAGGGATTTAGCAAAAAAATAAGTCAAGTCCTGAAAAGTAATCTAAAAGCAGAAATAGATCTTATAACCTATGTTCCAGTGACAGACAAGGGGTTAAAAGAAAGAGGCTTTGACCAAAGCCATCTTATTGCAAAACATCTTTCAAAGGAAATAAAAATCCCCTTTGCCGCTTTGTTACATAAAAACGATGACCGCCCGCCTCAACGTTCTTTAGACAGAACGGAAAGACTTAAGGGATGGGAGGGAGTTCTTTCTCTTAACCAGCCTGACAAGCTGCAACAAAAACATATTTTAATAATAGATGACATATATACCACCGGCAGCACCTTGTACCAATGCTCTAAGAAATTAAAAGCCGGAGGTGCTAAAAAAATAACAGCTTTTACATTAGCAAACTAA
- the flgM gene encoding flagellar biosynthesis anti-sigma factor FlgM, with protein sequence MKITGLKGVQAAYQKNSTSQTDTQLKNEKIKKAASLDVSQRAKDLAVARKALDKLDGVRDDKVNLIKEQIETGTYKVDTKVLAKKMLTTSWGK encoded by the coding sequence ATGAAAATTACTGGATTAAAGGGTGTGCAGGCCGCTTATCAGAAAAACAGCACTTCACAGACTGATACCCAGTTAAAAAATGAAAAGATAAAAAAGGCAGCTTCGCTAGATGTTTCTCAAAGGGCGAAGGATTTAGCTGTGGCTAGAAAAGCTTTGGACAAACTAGATGGCGTGCGAGATGACAAGGTAAATTTAATCAAAGAACAGATAGAAACAGGAACTTATAAAGTAGATACAAAAGTACTAGCTAAAAAAATGCTGACAACAAGTTGGGGGAAATAA
- a CDS encoding flagellar protein FlgN, with amino-acid sequence MVQKYLDKMLDKLDEQVTLYCKLMEVTEKKRDTLVQNAMEQLEEVVDIEAKLVKQIADVEKERYNLQKQLANQMNISVDNVNTDMLIPLLTPEQKQRMDTATEDLKEYLSKLSMLNQTNKKLLDQSLKMVQYSLNYVAGERDSEKTYSKTPNKKRSGGKFMDIQA; translated from the coding sequence ATGGTTCAAAAATATTTAGATAAGATGTTAGATAAGTTAGATGAGCAAGTAACTTTATATTGCAAGCTTATGGAAGTGACAGAAAAAAAGAGAGACACCCTTGTTCAAAATGCCATGGAGCAGCTTGAGGAAGTGGTTGACATAGAGGCAAAGTTAGTTAAGCAAATAGCAGACGTAGAAAAAGAACGCTATAATTTGCAAAAACAGCTAGCAAATCAAATGAATATTTCAGTGGATAATGTGAACACCGACATGCTTATCCCGCTTTTAACCCCAGAACAAAAACAAAGAATGGATACAGCAACAGAAGATTTAAAAGAATATCTTTCCAAGCTGTCCATGCTAAATCAAACAAATAAAAAGCTTTTAGACCAATCACTTAAAATGGTTCAATACTCCTTAAATTACGTAGCTGGAGAAAGAGATAGCGAAAAAACATATTCAAAAACGCCAAACAAAAAGCGTAGCGGCGGTAAATTTATGGATATACAGGCATAG